A section of the Oreochromis niloticus isolate F11D_XX linkage group LG9, O_niloticus_UMD_NMBU, whole genome shotgun sequence genome encodes:
- the dcaf11 gene encoding DDB1- and CUL4-associated factor 11, whose protein sequence is MGSQSSSGMSGGRGSSSGNPGEQSEATESNQGGSSSRGRRTDRQSSSEEDVDLAEVLAYLLRRGQVRLVHGSGATGLQLVQSYSDSDEDSDGAWDGRLGDRYNPPVDTQPDTHEVDRSEIRTQILLATASSSLKGYRSFTRMLAEREKGRCRGSSFSHGECSRIRTHFLPNYVSHKDTYQQKAFCGVYSEDGNMFLSACQDQNIRLYDTSRGRFHLWRTVKARDVGWSVLDVCFTPDAHHVLYSSWSDYIHMCSIDGDSENHTALDLNPDERRFCVFSLAASTDGKEILGGANDGCLYVFDLEQNKRMLKIDAHEDDVNAVAFADSSSQLLFSGSDDALCKVWDRRTLREDRPQPVGQLAGHRDGITFIHSKGDARYLISNSKDQSIKLWDVRKFSPKEGLAASRLAVTQQNWDYRWQQVPQRALKRHKLTGDTSVMTYRGHGVLHTLIRCRFSPEFSTGQRFIYSGCSTGKIVIYDVLTGTVVTRLVGHDACVRDVSWHPYEDNIISSSWDGAVRMWEHRQTHPLDEERDTARGGGGGGGGEEGSCWRK, encoded by the exons ATGGGCTCACAGTCCAGTTCTGGGATGTCTGGTGGAAGGGGCTCTTCCAGTGGCAACCCAGGAGAGCAGTCTGAAGCGACAGAATCAAACCAgggcggcagcagcagccgaGGCCGCAGGACGGACAGGCAGTCTTCATCAGAGGAGGACGTTGACTTAGCAGAAGTGCTGGCTTACTTACTGAGGAG GGGTCAGGTAAGACTGGTCCATGGCAGTGGAGCCACGGGGCTGCAGCTGGTCCAGTCGTATTCTGACTCTGATGAAGACAGCGATGGGGCCTGGGATGGACGGCTGGGTGACCGCTATAATCCACCAG TGGACACCCAACCTGACACACACGAAGTGGACCGGAGTGAGATCCGCACTCAGATCCTGCTGGCCACCGCCTCCTCTTCCTTGAAAGGCTATCGCAGTTTCACTCGCATGCTAGCAGAG AGAGAAAAAGGCAGATGTAGAGGCTCCAGTTTTTCCCACGGAGAGTGCAGTCGTATCCGTACGCA TTTCCTGCCAAACTATGTGTCCCACAAGGATACATACCAGCAGAAAGCCTTCTGTGGAGTGTACAGCGAGGATGGCAACATGTTCCTCTCTGCCTGCCAAG ACCAGAACATCCGCCTGTACGACACCAGTAGGGGGCGTTTTCACCTGTGGCGAACGGTAAAGGCCCGTGACGTGGGCTGGAGCGTGCTGGACGTCTGCTTCACCCCCGACGCGCACCACGTGCTCTACTCCAGTTGGTCTGACTACA TTCATATGTGCAGTATAGATGGAGACAGTGAAAACCACACCGCCCTGGACCTCAA TCCAGATGAGAGGAGGTTCTGTGTGTTCTCGCTGGCTGCGTCCACAGATGGCAAAGAGATCCTGGGAGG AGCAAATGACGGCTGCCTTTACGTTTTTGATCTTGAGCAGAATAAACGAATGTTGAAG ATTGATGCCCACGAGGACGATGTGAACGCGGTAGCGTTCGCCGACAGCTCGTCCCAGCTGCTCTTCTCTGGCAGCGATGACGCACTGTGCAAGGTGTGGGACAGACGGACGCTGCGGGAGGACAGACCGCAGCCTGTTGGACAGCTGGCCGGCCACCGAGACGGCATCACCTTCATCCACagcaag GGTGACGCTCGCTACCTGATCAGCAACTCGAAGGACCAGTCCATCAAGCTGTGGGATGTCAGGAAGTTCTCGCCCAAAGAGGGGCTGGCAGCTTCCCGCCTGGCTGTCACCCAGCAAAACTGGGACTACCGTTGGCAGCAGGTTCCCCAGAGAG CCCTGAAGAGACACAAGCTGACAGGGGACACCTCAGTAATGACCTACCGAGGTCATGGCGTCCTCCACACCCTGATACGCTGCCGTTTCTCACCAGAGTTCAGCACCGGGCAGAGATTCATCTACTCCGGCTGTTCCACGGGCAAAATCGTCA tcTACGATGTGCTGACCGGCACGGTGGTAACCAGACTGGTGGGCCACGACGCGTGCGTGAGAGATGTCAGTTGGCACCCGTACGAGGACAACATCATCAGCAGCTCT TGGGACGGAGCGGTTCGAATGTGGGAGCACAGACAAACCCATCCACTAGACGAGGAGCGAGACACGGcaaggggaggaggaggaggaggaggaggagaggaagggagCTGTtggaggaagtga
- the fitm1 gene encoding fat storage-inducing transmembrane protein 1, protein MNLKTGNSSNGFTPEISLDKLHRMAAELILPGRSILRLLNTVLEFVTNFLARVLGSSLIRRHFHLLLSGLVLFGPVLSFWVSKYSIFANSNHYLYRKFLRSTWGWTCIFTGSFITLLSLSARHSPSLSLRHLSRVGLAGLLWWGCRHLLTLLEDAAGTCYEPMTPGQDGQSLASPVQPLLLLHEDQNKASCLKAHMLWRGYEVSQDVLILCFCCLLLVEEMCVFGHHLERQKPLQRSPGTPLRIIFLLCVLLLLVWMFLLLCLLAYFPKFPSQQLGGALGYLGWRGLYQGLYRLGSRWGCPGLPREGLSTTVHTNKQP, encoded by the exons ATGAATCTAAAGACAGGAAACTCCTCAAATGGCTTCACACCAGAGATCAGTTTGGATAAACTACACCGGATGGCTGCAGAGCTGATACTGCCCGGACGATCCATCTTGAGGCTCCTGAACACTGTTCTGGAGTTTGTTACAAACTTTCTGGCCCGAGTTTTAGGAAGCAGCCTGATCAGAAGACActtccacctgctgctgtctggGTTGGTCCTCTTTGGGCCTGTGCTCAGCTTCTGGGTATCAAAGTACAGCATCTTTGCAAACAGCAACCACTACCTGTACAG GAAGTTCCTGAGGTCCACTTGGGGTTGGACCTGCATCTTTACGGGCTCTTTCATCAcccttctctccctctcagCCCGTCACTCCCCCTCTCTTTCCCTCCGCCACCTCTCTCGAGTAGGCCTCGCGGGTTTGCTCTGGTGGGGTTGTCGGCACCTCCTGACCCTGTTGGAGGATGCAGCGGGGACCTGTTACGAGCCCATGACCCCAGGCCAGGACGGCCAGAGCCTGGCCTCCCCAGTACAgcctctgctgctcctccatgAAGACCAGAACAAGGCCTCCTGCCTGAAAGCCCACATGCTGTGGCGAGGGTACGAAGTCTCCCAGGACGTCCTCATCCTCTGCTTCTGCTGTCTGCTGCTTGTCGAGGAAATGTGCGTCTTTGGTCATCACTTGGAGCGACAGAAGCCTCTGCAGAGGTCACCCGGGACCCCGCTGAGAATCATTTTCCTCCTGTGTGTTCTTCTCCTCCttgtttggatgtttctgctACTGTGTTTGCTTGCATACTTCCCAAAGTTTCCCTCCCAGCAGCTAGGTGGAGCTCTGGGCTACCTGGGGTGGAGAGGACTCTATCAGGGATTGTACAGACTCGGATCGAGATGGGGTTGTCCTGGTTTGCCCAGAGAGGGACTTTCTACCACGGTGCACACCAACAAACAGCCTTAG
- the psme1 gene encoding proteasome activator complex subunit 1 gives MAAVDIRLKSKKQVDDFCQKLTKEAEVLVSTYFPQKLEELQELLKSFRCNDLPSLKAPLDIPIPDPAKEEAKRKKKEEKEAKEGKKDKDSDKEDEDAGPPCGPICTNEQVESLLPKVKTEIQTLKEKLNTVSMWVQLQIPKIEDGNNFGVAVQEKVFELLTNTRTKIEGFQTQISKYYNERGDAVAKASKSPHVGDYRQLVHELDQYQYCELRLVVLDIRNTYAVLFDIINKNFDKIKRPRGDGKALIY, from the exons ATGGCTGCTGTGGATATTCGCCTCAAGTCGAAGAAACAG GTGGACGACTTCTGCCAAAAGCTCACGAAGGAG GCGGAGGTGCTGGTGTCAACATATTTCCCTCAGAAGCTCGAAGAGCTGCAGGAGCTGCTGAAG TCTTTCAGATGCAACGACCTGCCTTCTTTAAAGGCTCCACTCGACATCCCGATACCCGATCCAGCTAAAGAGGAGGCCAAGCGCAAGAAAAAAGAGGAG AAGGAGGCTAAGGAGGGGAAGAAAGACAAGGACAGCGATAAAGAGGATGAAGACGCAG GCCCTCCATGTGGTCCCATCTGCACCAATGAGCAGGTGGAGAGCCTCCTGCCGAAGGTCAAAACTGAGATCCAGACACTGAAGGAGAAGCTCAACACG GTGTCAATGTGGGTGCAACTCCAGATTCCTAAAATTGAGGATGGTAACAATTTCGGAGTGGCTGTCCAG GAGAAAGTGTTTGAGCTGCTGACCAACACACGCACCAAGATTGAAGGATTCCAGACTCAGATTTCAAA GTATTACAACGAGAGGGGTGACGCTGTGGCCAAAGCCTCCAAATCGCCCCACGTG GGAGACTACAGACAGCTGGTCCATGAGCTGGACCAATATCAATACTGCGAGCTCCGCCTTGTGGTCTTGGACATCCGCAATACATAC gCTGTGCTGTTTGACATCATTAACAAGAACTTTGACAAGATTAAGAGACCCAGAGGAGATGGGAAAGCGCTCATCTACTGA